From the Garra rufa chromosome 17, GarRuf1.0, whole genome shotgun sequence genome, one window contains:
- the LOC141290249 gene encoding immunoglobulin kappa light chain — translation MPCATHSFTLNQSPGLIYVSVGDSAELRCIFEQIVKYCYTDATWQKLNLRTGKLTSVDTIHENTNRQHGDKTCVLTLNNLTKKDSGVYYCFGHYNKMAMIGNGTRVIVKDHSAPELSILHSLHVPDSPSVSLQCLVTGLVPTQVRVFWRIGENEYSGWTESAWTDNTDSATEFTRAHLSVPAEQWNEADEIYCFAEYGGKNISKSLLRSGA, via the exons CTACTCACTCGTTCACCTTGAATCAGTCACCGGGACTCATATACGTCTCAGTCGGCGATTCTGCAGAATTAAGATGTATATTTGAGCAGATCGTTAAATACTGCTACACCGATGCTACATGGCAAAAGTTGAATCTACGGACCGGAAAACTCACGTCAGTGGATACCATCCATGAGAATACAAATAGACAACATGGTGATAAAACTTGCGTTTTGACTCTTAATAACTTAACCAAGAAAGATTCAGGCGTGTACTATTGCTTTGGTCATTACAACAAAATGGCTATGATCGGCAATGGAACCAGGGTGATTGTAAAAG ATCACTCTGCACCAGAACTCTCCATCTTACACTCACTACATGTACCTGACTCACCATCTGTATCACTGCAGTGTCTTGTGACTGGACTTGTTCCGACGCAAGTGCGAGTTTTCTGGAGGATTGGAGAGAATGAGTATTCTGGATGGACCGAGTCTGCCTGGACAGACAACACTGATTCAGCCACAGAATTCACACGAGCTCATCTCTCCGTTCCTGCAGAGCAGTGGAATGAAGCTGATGAAATTTACTGCTTTGCTGAATATGGTGGCAAGAACATCTCCAAAAGTCTGTTGCGAAGCGGTGCGTAA